Sequence from the Trichocoleus sp. genome:
CATTCTTATAGTGTAATCCTCACTACCACTAGCTATAATTTGATTGTTTTGACTAAAGGCAATAGACCGTACCCAGTCTGTATGACCTTTGAAAACATATTTAAGTTGATAATCAGAAATCTGAAATAAGAAAATTTTATCAGCATCGGCAATAGCTAGCAGTTGTCCATCTGGACTAAATTCCATCGCCAAAATATTTCCAAGCGTCTGCGTAAAAACAACTTTTTTGAAGTCAGAATATGAAAAATTAACTCCACACAAATTTGCACCTTGAAGATATGCTTGCCAAACTGAAAAATGAGAAAAATTGCATTCTGCTAAATCAATCTTCGTTTGACATAAAAGATTCAGTATATTACCTGCAAAATATCCTGCTTTTTGAACAGAAGTCTCTCTTAAGCTTCTGAGTATCTTTTCCAGATTCTGTTTAAGTCTATCTTGACTTCCAAAGTGAGACTCTAGTCTGCTTTGAATTGGTTTTAAGATAACTCTAACCTGCGTTTCTCGAATATATTCTTTAGCCAGCGATTTGAGCCAGGAGTACCGATTGATGACATCAATTCTCTCTTCTAGAATTTCTGAGTAGCTCTTCTCTATAAGCTGTTCAGTCATGTACTCAATAAGAACAGGTTGTAATGTAAATCCTGTAGCGATTCTCTCTACTGGTAAACGTCTTTCTAACATTTGAAGAGTTTCTAGAATGTGCTCCCGATTTCTCTGCGAGAGAATATCATCCTGAAGTTCTAAAATAGAGACTGCTTCTCGGTTGATAGCCAACCAATACATAAGCTCTTTTTCTGTATCTGACAAACGGCTGAAATGCCAGTTTAAAATATCACGTAGATCACCAAAAACTTGCTTTCCCTGTTCTAAGAACTTTGGAATATTATTTTGAAAAGTATATTTGATATGTTTTGAGACAATATCCAACGCAAGTGGATTACCGTTGTAAAATTCGATTAACTCTTTCCACTCAGAATCAGAAGCTACAAATTCACCGTTCTCTTGAAAAATTTTTCGTCCCTCTAACTCATCTAAACCCCCTAGCTGTAGTGAGCGAACAGATCTATCTCTGCCTTCTAACAAGGAGATTTCTTGCGGTTTTTCTCGGCTAGTTAGTAGTAAACAGCTTTGATGAAAGGTTTCGCCAATTTGTTTAAACAGATTTCCATAGTTTTCATATCCCTCCCGATACTGCCCAGCTCGTTCACGACCCTGTAGGACAGACTCAGCGTTATCTAAGATTATCAAGCAACGGTGTTGGCGCAAATAGCTAAGAAGCCTTAACACTTTGCTACTAAAACTTTTAGGTAAATCAATCTCTTCTTGATTAGACAGAAATTGTATCAGGTCTGTCAGAATGTCCTCCGCAGGAGGAGCATTAAGCAGTGACCGCCAAATAACGTACTCAAACTCTCCCTGAATTTGTTTCGCTAGCTTGATAGATAAGGTGCTTTTCCCGATGCCACCCATTCCAAGTTTGACAGCTAATGTAGTTTTGCCAATGCCACCAATTCCTAAAATAGCAACTAGACGGCAGTGATCACGAAGAACCCATTGCTCAAGAGTAGCTAGTTCGTCTGTTCGTCCATGAAAGATTGATATGTCAGGAGCCTCCCCCCAATCCTGGGTTGGGTTACTTACGCTTCTCTTGTCCTCGTCGCTAGAAATTTGAGAGTTAGCTGGCTCTGGCAGTTGTATCTCATCTATCTCAACAACTTCCTTCCAATCAAGACTCAAAACCATACAGAAAGCTATAAAGCTAGGAGCCTTTATAGCTTTTCCACTAAGGAACCGTTTCCAAGTTCCAATAGAGACAGTTCCAGGTGCTGTACTTCTAGCCGTCTTAACTGGCGGTAGGAACTTGCTGGCTTCCTCTAGCCATCGCTCGTCGTCTACCGTCCATCCATTTTCTTGTGTGAGTGCCTCTCGTGTGTACCTAATCTTCTTCAGTCCTTGCAGGGAAGCGTTAAGCGTTCGCATGTAGGCATTACCTGGACTAGATTTTGTCAAGATCATTTTCAGATCATTTCTCTCTGACTGCAAGTGATCCAAATTTGTACTTGTTCGTCTAGGCTTCTAGGTTTTAGATTAAGTTTGACAACCCAATAATTGTTTTTAATGCCCTGGAACACATTAGAGAGTTATACCTCTCATAAGTTGTATCCTTTTGCTAGTCAACATCTCTAAGCCAGGAAGAGCCTAAAATAGGGCACAGTAGAGAACTACAAGATGTTTTTTCACTCTCATTCCTCCGTTGACTTTTAGGGTTACTGTGCTATCTCATGTACGCCTTGTAATTTTTTTTGAATTAGTTGAAACTTCGTTTGTCACTTTCCATAATCAAGTGGTATCAATATAAGATTTCTGCA
This genomic interval carries:
- a CDS encoding NB-ARC domain-containing protein, yielding MSLDWKEVVEIDEIQLPEPANSQISSDEDKRSVSNPTQDWGEAPDISIFHGRTDELATLEQWVLRDHCRLVAILGIGGIGKTTLAVKLGMGGIGKSTLSIKLAKQIQGEFEYVIWRSLLNAPPAEDILTDLIQFLSNQEEIDLPKSFSSKVLRLLSYLRQHRCLIILDNAESVLQGRERAGQYREGYENYGNLFKQIGETFHQSCLLLTSREKPQEISLLEGRDRSVRSLQLGGLDELEGRKIFQENGEFVASDSEWKELIEFYNGNPLALDIVSKHIKYTFQNNIPKFLEQGKQVFGDLRDILNWHFSRLSDTEKELMYWLAINREAVSILELQDDILSQRNREHILETLQMLERRLPVERIATGFTLQPVLIEYMTEQLIEKSYSEILEERIDVINRYSWLKSLAKEYIRETQVRVILKPIQSRLESHFGSQDRLKQNLEKILRSLRETSVQKAGYFAGNILNLLCQTKIDLAECNFSHFSVWQAYLQGANLCGVNFSYSDFKKVVFTQTLGNILAMEFSPDGQLLAIADADKIFLFQISDYQLKYVFKGHTDWVRSIAFSQNNQIIASGSEDYTIRMWNIGTHQCIKTLRGHTNRVWFIVFSPDGRTIISASDDNTTKLWDVDTGECLETYEGYGGRAWSLNFSTGHYIVANPVNNKDIKISNLTTGKIFGILEKAFEKEGLVVFNQQGTMLASSNGSTIKLWNIDGNQYSKTLTGHSGRVQTINFSPVSEILISGCSDGKIKLWDVHTGGCIKTIQGHLNGVDLCVFKPDGQVFATGGADQIVKIWDVHTGRCLSTFEGYTNLVWSVAFSPDGQTIAGSSEDRLIKFWSVESGECLNTLQGHSNLAESIAFNSSGHILASGSKDQTIRLWDVHDGTCICVLHGHTNQIKSVVFSHNDQVIASASADHTVRIWDAVTGECLRTLQGHSDRVWSVAFHPSDHVLASTSTDNTIKVWDINTGECLTTLQGHSNRVWSVAFSPDGQILVSASDDYTLKLWDISTNSCISTLEGHKDEVKSVAFSPDGQIIASASIDHTIKLWNISAGECFITLQGHSNRVWSVAFSPDGQILASASHDETIKLWSIKTGECLRTIRSNRPYEGMNITGVTGLSSSQRTSLKNLGAVQN